ATCTGTTGCCTGAATTTCTGCCGAGTGGGAGCACATTCTGTGCTTGCTTCATTTTCTGCACTTTGTTAAAGAGAGGTGTCaggtacatttaaaaaatataagcATTCAAAGATCTGTTCACACATGGAAAGGCTGCGCCATAAGCAGTGGGCACCAGGTGGTACAGGGAAGCATGTGAGGTGGGAGGGGGATCTTGCCACCCCACTGACATCCCAAAAACCTGCTGCTGGATGCAATCGTCTCATCTTTCCTCATGAAAGGACCGGCCCTGCTTAGCTCTCTGCTTATGCCCCAAAAATCCGACAGAAAAAGTGGAttgtttttaccccagacataaatcaggctactctctaacgcacaatgaaaatcTCGAATCATGTCtagagtgctccccaatagctcacaggtacttcgaggtaaatctggctaatatgtgaacacacaccctccattccggaggagaagcgaactaaaagccccatctggaaatgctccaggtagggctgggagaaactcctgcctgaaaccttggaatgctgctgccagccagtgcagacagtacttagcctgatggaccaatggtgtgactcaatataaggttgcttcctatgttcctaagacctcATTTGGAGACTTAGCTTTTGGAGACCTGGGGAAGGGAGCTAAATACGAAAGCCTAACAATAACACCAGCAACTCACAAGAGAAACATTTTAACAAGACACTCCCCAAAAGCAAAAATAGGGATACCATATACCAGCAAAAAGGGATGGCTAGAACATACAATCAAGTAGCACCACTCTTGGGACTTGATATTGGAAAAGTAGTTCCAAAGGGGCTTGTTGCAGATTCCTCCTTTGTATTCATTAAATGGTGTCAACAGGAATAAGGTCCCCACCCCTCCAGAATTGGCCTGAAGTCTCcagaaacataggcagctgccatataccgaatcagaccattggtccatctaacgcagtctacccagactggcagcggcttccccaaggcaggcaggagtctctctcagctctatcttggaggtgccagggagggaacttggaaccttctgcatgcgagcaggcaggcaggtgctctttccaaagcggcctcatcccctaaggggaatttctcacagtgctcatacaagtagtcttccattcaaatgcaaacagggcagacggtgcttagcaaaggggacagttcgtgcttgttaccacaagaccagcatcaaTCTccggggcatttttcacacagggcttatAGCtcacatctcttccagaatggagggtgtacattcaattactggccagatttaccccaaagttcctgcgagctatcggggagtaccacacacacgatttgggtttttcattgcgtgttaagagtgtagcctgatttgtatccagggtttaaaaatccactttttgcactgggttttttgttgtttttgtttttggcaacttTGAGCTTGCAGTGAAGCCTCGCAATAAACTCATGCAgtgggggaaataacttgcctagggagcaagaggttgctcactggtttgaattcccgctggtatgttttcccagactatgggaaacacctatattgggcagcagcgatataggaagatgctgaaaggcatcatctcatacttcgtgGGAGGAGAccatggtgaacccctcctgtattatatgaaagaaaaccacagggctctgtgggcgccaggagacgacaccgactcaacggcacaacttagtttgctgtgtgaaaaatgcccaggtgacTCTTGAATGCATTCATGGAGATTTGGATGGAGATTAGGGGAAATATTGGGGCAGTGGGAacatccaggaatagcttcagttggAGTTGGCAACTCTAAATGTTGGAAGACGCTTGAGTGATACAGCCAAGCACATAATACTGAGTTaaacattgcctaacttgtcctttcaatGACaagtttgagtaattttcctcatcatgtcagccactattccaAGTGAGGTAGCGGAGTGCTGTGCAGATGGGAAATCAAAGCGGAGAAGCAGTTTTGGGCCATGGTTTGCCTGTTGTTCATCTGAGAACTCAAACCAGGATGTCTGTgtcatggcgggggtgggggaggtcttagcCATGGTTAgcagaaaccatggtttcattacAACTGAGGGAGGGGCAGCGagaagtaccttttaaaagtccttGTCGGGGATACCGCCTGCTCCTGCaagctgtggggagcagcagcgtGCTATCTGGCATTCTGCATGGCAGCTGCCCCGTCTgctgcactcacctggcctctatGCATGCGGTACATGCGTGTTGCTGACCACGcgaatggctgccacgcatgtgcagaggccaggtgagtagtCACCAAAAGGGATGCTGGGCAGCATGGTGCTGCTCCTCATGACTtgcaggtacataggaacataggaagctgccatatacggagtcagaccattggtctatctagctcagtattgttgtcacagcttggcagcggcttctccaaggttgcagtcaggaatttctctcagccctatcttggagatgctgccagggagggaacttggaacctcctgctcttcccagagtggctccatcccctgaggggaatatctcacagtgctcacacttctagtctccctttcatttgcaaccagggtggaccctgctcagctaaggggacaggtcatgcttgctaccacaagaccagcactatACCGGCAATATTGCCTGTAtggacttttaaaggtacctctcccctcccccacctgcgccaccctcactggccaccactgggtTGAACCTAGCCACTGTTACACAATTAGTAAGGGGATGAGAACTTTGTCTCTATCCACACCAACTTTTAGAGAGGTGACatcgtggggcattctgggaagcagTTCCAAATACATTCAAAAGCTTGTCAGGAAAGCTGTGTCTTCAGGAGCATctttcaaagaactcaaaaataTTGGAAGTTTCTAATTGTGTGTGAAAGGCTTATTTGCAAAACCCATGGTTGGAAAAGCATAAAAGCCCAAGTCTCTAGCAATGGGCAAAATACAGTATTTCAATATATCAAACAATGCTTGCATCTGTTTGGCTCAATCTCTTGCATATCTCTTTCTGTGTGGTTGGGGAGACCCCCTGTTTTGCATTTACCTAGATACTAATGCTACTTAATAGTACCTTATACATGTAGAATCCCTTCTGAGTGTACAAAGCACAAGTCAGACATTTTCTTAGTCCTAATCTTCACAACAGCCTGGTGAGGTAAGCCAGGTTTGGCTCTCAAATGTAGGTTTAGGATAGGTGTAACTCCCAATCAGTGTGTAACAGGAGCGCTGCTACGATTGCATTCCCAATGTGGAGATGCTGGGCATTGAACGTGGgagcttctacatgcaaagcagatgttctgccactgggctatggccctatcccttgTGCTAGAGATTTGAAGGAGGAGGGAAAAACAGGTGCAGAACTGTGTAATGTTTACTGGATCTGTGTTTTAATAAGTCATTCCTCACTAGGAATTCATTTTAGGCCACATTGATGAAAAGGCAGGCTATGTTTTGCCCCTGTGCCTTCTTTGTACTTTTGAGGGATTTGGAAACGAGAATAGTTCTGGATGAGACAGGACTGATTGCACACTTTTTAACTGCAGCAAAAATTAGCCATCCGttcaaaaggaaagaaaatggatTCACAAACTGTATTACAATTGTTTATTTGAGTCTGACATGTGATTTACTTGtttaggctgcaatcccatgTATGGGACTCTTTAAGGTTGAGTCCCATTCAACACagtagggcttacttccaagtaaacatgtataggattgcagggctgcacaatttctgcctgctggttggactacaactcccatcatcccagactcTTGGCCACCATCtctggggatcagtgttccctgtaacagggattttcagatgttgttgactacagctcccagcattccctgctGCTGGCCTCTGGCTGAGTATTATGGGAGTGTTAGTCAACAGCATCTtggaattcctgttacagagaacattgctggggatgaagggagctgtagtccaacaacagtgggaggggctgaagttgtgtagccccacactaaagtaaagtgtgccatcggtgTTGACTCCAGGTGGCTACAGAGCCCTATGGcagtttttggtagaatacaggaggggtttaccattgccatctcccgctcagtatgagatcctatattgctgctgcccaatataggtgttttccatagcctgggaaacaaaccagcggggagtcgaaccagcaacctctggcttgataatcaagtcatttccctactgcaccattaggtggcttagcccCACACTATATGTTACTAAATTCAATTAAAGTGTGAGAAGTGGGGGAAGTCTGGTGGTTTATTTTTCTCCTCAGGATTGAGCTTATTTCTTCTATTATTAGAATGACAAAGTACAAGATATGATCCAACCATTTGCCCTGCTAGGAATTATATAAGCACCCTCAAGTCATGCTGATTATTTAATGattacttttctttttctctgttggTAATTTACATTCATTGCACTGGAAAAcatctctgtgtgtttttattgatCTTGTACCATGCATAGAATTATGtgcaattaaaaagaaagaaaaacaaaaaccagacgCAGAAAATGAACAGCACCAATAATCTCAGTCTAAACATTCTTGTTGAAATAAAATAGGCTTCACTGTCCAGCTAAAAATATCTAAAGTCAAATATAAGAAAAAAGtgtggggaatggggaaagaacaaTACGACGCTTCATTCATAACAGCACTCAAGACAAAGCCAATTTAGGGCTACAGAAGGCTAAATTTGGAAAATTACTTTATTTTATTGACAATTATTATCTATTCATCATTTTTAAACCCAAGCTCCCAAAAGCCAGGATATTTTGAAAAGCTTTGCATTGcaaagaacatatttatttattacatttttatactgccccataaaataaaataaaaagtcccTGGCcagttcataatctaaaaaccattaaaacatagacacaattaaaacaagttaaaaatacaaataaaaactctaaaacggaagctttaaaaatataaattattataaacTAAATTATACCAGTTGAATATCTGCCTGTCATTGCAGCTGACTGCCAGTGTGGTCTGAAGTGAGCTATATAGTcaggcagaggttcccaacctcggGATCCTTCTGGTCTAAGGCAAGTCCTTAAGttttcaaatctctgctcagccatgaagctcactggggtgATCTTGGGCCAGACACTAGCTGTCACgttaacccacctcacaggattgttgtgtggCTAAAAAGGTGGCTGTGTGGCTAAACGTGGGAGCGTGCACGTTACCCTGAGCTGTTtggaagagattttttttaaaaataaaaatactattgATTAAAGGCAGGGGCGCTCTAGGGTGTGGAAGTAGCAACACCGATCCAACAGTTATGCAGAGTAGACGAAGATGCAGATAGCTGGGTGGGGAGACATTAGAAAAAGCCTAAAAGTAACGCTAGCCATCTTGattaggacaaaaaaaaaaaacaccacaaagaAGGGAGCAAGCTTTGGAGAAGAACGTAAAAGCCATATAGAGAGGCATGTGAAGGGTTAAAGTGACCGATCTCCAAAATGCTAGAGAGGACGGAGCGGAAAAAATGGGTTAGGGGCCGAATGTGAAAAATgcagcctttcccccccttcctatTCCGCTTCCGCCCTGGGAAACTTGACTTTTGggatttgtgggttttttttaaactccctTTCTCCAGGTATGCTCCTGCTTTTGCTATTGCGGCTATAAATGCTATGAAGGTGCTTGGAGGGAAGAAGTGATGAGTTCAAATCAAAGATGAGAAGGAGCAAGGAATATAcagctccatggcagagcatcggcttgatatatgcagaaggtccagggttcagtccctgacacctttcccaggtaaggctgggaaagacaagACCCCTGTCGGTGACCCTGgaggactgctgccagtcagagtagacaacactgagcaataAGGACCAATGTCCGattcagtaggaggcagcttcctatgtatgtttcTAGgggtggctttgcatgcagaaggtcctaggttcaatccctcgCATGGCCTCTCCgggtacggctgggaaagacccctgtttgaCACCcgggacagctgctgccagtcagtgcagatagtGCCAAGCTAGAAGGACCAGTGAAGTGGCCTGACTTAGCATAAAGGTGTTTGATATGGGCGTATAGCTCAATGGGTAAAGCACTTGCTTTAAATGCAGGAAACCCTCGGTTTGATCCCTCACTGAAAATATTTCTGATAGCAAGACTAGAAAAAGCCTCCTTCTGGCTCAAATGGTAGAGAGCTGCTAcctgtcagagcagacaatattgggctggatAGAATTGGTGCAGGGCATTTCCTTAAACATCTTCTACAAGTTTAAGAGGGTGAAAATCTGGTGTGTAAAAGGTGTTGCTGCCAGGATTTAAAGAGCTTGTGGAACTGCTTGCCTCTTaaaatcatagaatgttagaatCAGAAGGGATCTTGGAGATTTTCTAGTctaaccctctgctcagtgcaggagtcTGCTACAGATAAATGTCTGACAAGCCTCTGCTTAAAAACCTCCAGTAAAGGAGAGCTGCCCACCACTTCATGAGGCAAACTGCTCGATCGTTGAACAGCTTTTACAGTTAAGGAATTcctctaatgtctagcctaaatctgcttccttggaaTTTTCCTCCCCACAGTCCTTTAGAATGGCTGACAAAGGCTGTGCTCCTCAGGCATCCTTTTGGATTGgtatatttatctatctatctatcatatttctgtactgcctgatataagcatctctaggcagtgtacaaatttaaaacacaacaaatattaaaacagtataaaacagttaaaattcacaaaaataataaaacaaaatcacagataaaagcacattacatttaaaaatcttcagttaaaagcctgagaaaaacgGGTACGTCTTGagagttttcctgaaaacaaacagagaaggggatgctcttattttgacagggagcatattccaaagccctggggcagccacagaaaggcctggctccaagttgccaccaaacaagctgccGGCAACCATaaccgaacctctccagatgatcttaattggcgacagggttcatggcaaataagacggtctcttaaataccctggacccaagctgttaagggctttgtaggtaataaccagcactttgtattttgcacagaaacttatcggcagccagtgcaattctttcaaaatcagttaTTCCTTTGAGTTGTTCCTGAGACCAAtttggctgttgcattctgtgccaattgtagtttccgggctacatacaaaggcagccccacgtagagtgcattacagaagtcaagtctagagggtaccagcatatgcaccactgttttaaggtcatttacctccagaaatggccgtagctgacatatcagctgaagatgataaaaggtgctcctggccaccccctcaacctgagaaaccagagatagtttggggtccaggagcgctcccaagctacgtacctgatctttcagggggagtgtaaccccatccagaacaggcaaagctATTATCTGGCATGGATCTATattatttgctgctgttttgatgaattgcTGTTGGTTTCTTTACAATAAAAAGTGACAGCTTCATTGGTTTCCAGTTTGCTTCTGAGCTAGaatcaaagtgctgtttttgaccttaacagccctacatggcttgggaccagggtacctgtcagaccacattcacccatatgaatctgcctgccAGGGCCCTTAAGATAATCAAATAGAGCCCTTCTCTTTAACCCACCTTTGACCAGGGGACGGGGGCCCAGGGATGAAGCCTGTTACAGTACTTTAAGAGGAAAAGACAAACCTATGAATGGGAAAATGCATTAAAACAAATGTCTGGGAGTAGAAATGGACACaagaaataaaattcaaaaagagTGGCTCTAAGGCAAATATATGGCACATGGCTAGAAGGTAAATATTGttgttcacccacccacccacacacacacacacacactttgctccccctcccatgtgtgcaaggaaaataaaacattttgtattCCTTCAGCAATAGGAGACAAGATTAATGTTTCAGTCTGTCTCATCTTGGAGTCATCCAAGGACATCGATTGGTACTACATTCAGGTCAAACAAAAAGGAAGTATATTTTcacataaatgtaagtgctattgctattgctattgctataacacaTTATtaaatctgtggaactctctgccacaagatgtgatggccaCAGGCATAGATCATCTTTCTTTATGGAGATATGGAGATTAGataggtctatccatggctgttAACCATAATGGTTACAggaaactggctgacatgatgagcaaaATTACCCAAAGTAGTTCAATTGAAATTAagaggattgggccttctctgtggctgctccaggactttggaatgcactccctgtcaaaataagagcttctccatctctgattgctctttaaaagacccttaagacacacttgttttctccggcttttaattaaaactaattttaaacggTTTAGtggttttactctgtgaattgcttttggttgtttttattccgtgaaattgttttgtttgttttatttttatattgtaacttggattacaagcaccacctagagatgtatttgtcaggcagtatataaataagttagttagatggatgaatggataaacaaataaataaaaggacaaTGTAGGTATTGACTGCTTTAGGTAATTCTCCTGATCCTGTCAGCCTTTATCATGATCAGAGACAGCATGGCATTGAATACCAGTGCTTTCCAAATGCATTTAGTTGGCCACTGAGGGAAGCATGATCCTAGGACTAGttagagagtcagaccattgacccatctagctcagtacaatCTGCACTGATTAAGTTTTCAAATGAGTATTTCCCAAATCTGCCTAGAAATGTCAAGGATTGCACCTGGGGTCTTCTTATCCTGTTCTTATCTTTTTTTCATTCCTTTTTTTGTGTCTGATTTTCTTCAGAAAGCAAGCTGTCCTCTTCTAGAAGGCCACCAGCTTTTGTGGGAGACAGCCTGGTTGCTTAAGGGCCCTCAGGACTTTACACTGAAGAACTCTGTACGTCTTTTATATTTCATGTATCTGAAAAGAACTCCATCGGCCCTCTGGGAAGAATCTCAGAACACTGACTGGAAAAGTCTTGTCTGCCAGTAGCAGCTGAATGCATTTTCAAGTTGTGCTGCAAGGAACTGAATTCTAAGGAGAGGCCTCAGCCGAGATAAGGCCTATTCATCTCAAGAGCGAAGGCATGCAAGAGAAAATGGATGCCAATCAAGAGGTGGCATCAGCCCTGACTCTCCAGTTTCAGGCAACCCTGGAAATGAAGACACGGGGCTCAGAAGGACCAGAAGCCAGCGTGGATGTTGGGAAAGCTCCTCACAATACCCAGCTTGGAACCTCCAAGGAATTTCTGGGATGGGCAGCACCTCAAGAAATTAAACAAGAGCCAGATGAAGGGCTGTTCTCGTGCTGGGAAGGCCAGCCGCAAGAGCTTCAGAAGCCAGGACAGTCCTCTCCCTCAGATTGGAGAATCCCACCGCTACCAGAAGAGCCCACTCCTTGGGACAATACGATGGCCTTCCTGGCCTCCTTCGAGCAAGTGGCCGAAGCCTGCCGGTGGCCAAGGAAAGAGTGGGTgaccctcctcctgccagccctcAGTGGCGAAGCCGAGCAGGCCTTTCATCGCCTGGATGTCCGAGACAAGGGAGACTATGGGAAGGTGAAGGCGGCCATCTTGAGAGGAGATGCCATCAGCCGGGAGAGGACGCGCCAACACTTCCGCTGTttctgctaccaggaggctgAGGGGCCTCGAGGAGTTTACAGCCGACTCCGTGAACTTTGCAGCCAGTGGTTGAAGGTCGAAAGGCACTCCAAGGAGCAGATCTTGGAAGtgctgatcctggagcagttcctgactgtcCTGCCACCTGAAATTCAGAGCTGGGTCAGGGGACATGGCCCAGAAACCTGTTCCCAGGCGGTGGTCCTGGCGGAGGATTTCCTGCTGAGGCAGCGAGAGGCCAAGAGGTGGAAGCAGGAGGTGAGAAGATTTTACAAGGAGGTGTCCAGAGTCCACGGAAGGACGCAGGATGGATTTGGGCTCCCCACAAGGGAAGAGGGGTTGCCAGCCGTTTTGAAACGGATTCTTCCCTTCTGCTTTTCCAGAAGGTTCTGCCACCTACTCTCACTCACAGCCTGCTCTAATGACAGAACCTGTGTGGTgtaagtggttagagtgttggactcagATCTaagagatccaggttcaaatccctgctcattcTGAAAGTTCACCTGCTTAAGTCACTGCTGCTGAGCCCAAcgtacttcacaaggttgttgtaaggataaaatgagGAGGGGGAGAA
Above is a window of Hemicordylus capensis ecotype Gifberg chromosome 2, rHemCap1.1.pri, whole genome shotgun sequence DNA encoding:
- the LOC128342657 gene encoding zinc finger protein 24-like isoform X4, whose translation is MQEKMDANQEVASALTLQFQATLEMKTRGSEGPEASVDVGKAPHNTQLGTSKEFLGWAAPQEIKQEPDEGLFSCWEGQPQELQKPGQSSPSDWRIPPLPEEPTPWDNTMAFLASFEQVAEACRWPRKEWVTLLLPALSGEAEQAFHRLDVRDKGDYGKVKAAILRGDAISRERTRQHFRCFCYQEAEGPRGVYSRLRELCSQWLKVERHSKEQILEVLILEQFLTVLPPEIQSWVRGHGPETCSQAVVLAEDFLLRQREAKRWKQEEQDSSHAGQKQFFQDPKLVMMEDNDGNATSLCSFSDPAVYMQAGENEEETPQWECSRQAEPHGISPGRTTENIPQGHVHGEASGTGHRPERQQGSHSKKKPGKALLGGGVYKRFKQPPFWQTKKVCTECGKTFSWTSDLIRHQRIHTGEKPYKCSVCGNSFIHKSHLIRHQRIHTKEKPYVCLDCGKSFRQSSHLIRHKRTHTGERP
- the LOC128342657 gene encoding zinc finger protein 24-like isoform X5; the protein is MQEKMDANQEVASALTLQFQATLEMKTRGSEGPEASVDVGKAPHNTQLGTSKEFLGWAAPQEIKQEPDEGLFSCWEGQPQELQKPGQSSPSDWRIPPLPEEPTPWDNTMAFLASFEQVAEACRWPRKEWVTLLLPALSGEAEQAFHRLDVRDKGDYGKVKAAILRGDAISRERTRQHFRCFCYQEAEGPRGVYSRLRELCSQWLKVERHSKEQILEVLILEQFLTVLPPEIQSWVRGHGPETCSQAVVLAEDFLLRQREAKRWKQEEQDSSHAGQKQFFQDPKLVMMEDNDGNATSLSVYMQAGENEEETPQWECSRQAEPHGISPGRTTENIPQGHVHGEASGTGHRPERQQGSHSKKKPGKALLGGGVYKRFKQPPFWQTKKVCTECGKTFSWTSDLIRHQRIHTGEKPYKCSVCGNSFIHKSHLIRHQRIHTKEKPYVCLDCGKSFRQSSHLIRHKRTHTGERP
- the LOC128342657 gene encoding zinc finger and SCAN domain-containing protein 16-like isoform X1 codes for the protein MQEKMDANQEVASALTLQFQATLEMKTRGSEGPEASVDVGKAPHNTQLGTSKEFLGWAAPQEIKQEPDEGLFSCWEGQPQELQKPGQSSPSDWRIPPLPEEPTPWDNTMAFLASFEQVAEACRWPRKEWVTLLLPALSGEAEQAFHRLDVRDKGDYGKVKAAILRGDAISRERTRQHFRCFCYQEAEGPRGVYSRLRELCSQWLKVERHSKEQILEVLILEQFLTVLPPEIQSWVRGHGPETCSQAVVLAEDFLLRQREAKRWKQEVLQPFEEVTVNFPEQEQDSSHAGQKQFFQDPKLVMMEDNDGNATSLCSFSDPAVYMQAGENEEETPQWECSRQAEPHGISPGRTTENIPQGHVHGEASGTGHRPERQQGSHSKKKPGKALLGGGVYKRFKQPPFWQTKKVCTECGKTFSWTSDLIRHQRIHTGEKPYKCSVCGNSFIHKSHLIRHQRIHTKEKPYVCLDCGKSFRQSSHLIRHKRTHTGERP
- the LOC128342657 gene encoding zinc finger and SCAN domain-containing protein 16-like isoform X3, translated to MQEKMDANQEVASALTLQFQATLEMKTRGSEGPEASVDVGKAPHNTQLGTSKEFLGWAAPQEIKQEPDEGLFSCWEGQPQELQKPGQSSPSDWRIPPLPEEPTPWDNTMAFLASFEQVAEACRWPRKEWVTLLLPALSGEAEQAFHRLDVRDKGDYGKVKAAILRGDAISRERTRQHFRCFCYQEAEGPRGVYSRLRELCSQWLKVERHSKEQILEVLILEQFLTVLPPEIQSWVRGHGPETCSQAVVLAEDFLLRQREAKRWKQEVLQPFEEVTVNFPEQEQDSSHAGQKQFFQDPKLVMMEDNDGNATSLSVYMQAGENEEETPQWECSRQAEPHGISPGRTTENIPQGHVHGEASGTGHRPERQQGSHSKKKPGKALLGGGVYKRFKQPPFWQTKKVCTECGKTFSWTSDLIRHQRIHTGEKPYKCSVCGNSFIHKSHLIRHQRIHTKEKPYVCLDCGKSFRQSSHLIRHKRTHTGERP
- the LOC128342657 gene encoding zinc finger and SCAN domain-containing protein 23-like isoform X2 codes for the protein MQEKMDANQEVASALTLQFQATLEMKTRGSEGPEASVDVGKAPHNTQLGTSKEFLGWAAPQEIKQEPDEGLFSCWEGQPQELQKPGQSSPSDWRIPPLPEEPTPWDNTMAFLASFEQVAEACRWPRKEWVTLLLPALSGEAEQAFHRLDVRDKGDYGKVKAAILRGDAISRERTRQHFRCFCYQEAEGPRGVYSRLRELCSQWLKVERHSKEQILEVLILEQFLTVLPPEIQSWVRGHGPETCSQAVVLAEDFLLRQREAKRWKQEPFEEVTVNFPEQEQDSSHAGQKQFFQDPKLVMMEDNDGNATSLCSFSDPAVYMQAGENEEETPQWECSRQAEPHGISPGRTTENIPQGHVHGEASGTGHRPERQQGSHSKKKPGKALLGGGVYKRFKQPPFWQTKKVCTECGKTFSWTSDLIRHQRIHTGEKPYKCSVCGNSFIHKSHLIRHQRIHTKEKPYVCLDCGKSFRQSSHLIRHKRTHTGERP